The following are encoded in a window of Bacteroidota bacterium genomic DNA:
- a CDS encoding PorP/SprF family type IX secretion system membrane protein produces MKQFYFIGFMFLCFASFSQDVHFSQYQQAPLLLNPASAGFFSGSQRVILNYKNQWTGMQNPYKTMAASIDFPAFVSKEKIGNLGFGLNAYRDIAGDSKFGTTKVNLSVSGIVNIDKLNKISGGLQIGGGQLSADISNLQWGNQFTGTAFNTAIASNEQNSLSSRMYLDLGLGVMYEFSNIQNNFAGRDGIRFSVGVSSFHVNQPSIEFYSFGSERLQRKYVINGTGRFDIPETRVSLVPGAIYLRQGPSSELLTSLCLRIRLTNPSQITTFLRETALTIGAGYRNNDAIIPQFAIDFSDYSFGVSYDLSSPFSTTNYGINGGLEFFIRYTNWKSALFKGKR; encoded by the coding sequence ATGAAGCAATTTTATTTTATTGGTTTTATGTTTCTTTGCTTTGCATCCTTTTCTCAGGATGTTCATTTTTCCCAATACCAGCAAGCCCCACTCCTGCTTAATCCTGCATCTGCTGGCTTTTTTTCCGGCTCCCAGCGTGTTATATTAAATTATAAAAATCAATGGACAGGAATGCAAAACCCATATAAAACGATGGCTGCTTCTATTGATTTTCCCGCTTTTGTATCAAAGGAAAAGATAGGGAACCTTGGATTTGGGCTCAATGCCTACAGAGATATTGCGGGTGATTCAAAATTTGGTACAACCAAGGTGAATCTTTCTGTTTCAGGTATTGTGAATATTGACAAGTTGAATAAAATCTCTGGGGGATTGCAAATAGGAGGTGGACAACTTTCAGCTGACATTAGTAACCTGCAATGGGGGAATCAATTTACCGGAACCGCATTTAATACGGCAATTGCCTCTAATGAGCAAAACAGTCTTTCTTCCCGAATGTACTTAGATTTAGGACTTGGAGTAATGTATGAGTTTTCTAATATTCAAAATAATTTTGCAGGTAGAGACGGGATACGATTTAGTGTGGGAGTTTCTTCTTTTCATGTTAACCAACCCAGCATTGAATTTTATAGTTTCGGTTCCGAAAGATTGCAAAGAAAATACGTAATTAATGGAACCGGACGTTTTGATATTCCAGAAACAAGAGTATCCCTTGTTCCTGGAGCTATTTACCTAAGGCAAGGTCCCTCATCTGAATTGTTAACTAGCTTGTGCTTAAGAATCAGGCTTACAAATCCTAGCCAAATTACTACTTTTTTAAGGGAAACTGCACTTACAATCGGAGCTGGATATAGAAACAATGATGCTATTATACCACAATTTGCTATTGATTTTAGCGATTATTCTTTTGGTGTTTCCTATGATTTGTCCTCCCCTTTTTCAACCACCAATTATGGTATTAATGGTGGCCTTGAA